A window of the Nibribacter ruber genome harbors these coding sequences:
- a CDS encoding AsmA-like C-terminal region-containing protein — protein MKKVFIGLAIFFVVLVAAAVLVPVLFKDKIKDRLDKEIAKNINARVLYETDNVSLSLFRTFPDLGLSVKELRIIGKDSFQRDTLAYLPDFSLGLDLMSVISGDEMVIKSVQMDRPQLKLLVLKSGKANWDIFIPDSAQAAQTDTSDFKMGIDSWEMTNGQIVYQDLSIPFGVAAYNVQHTGSGDLAKDIFDMKTQTQAERFTMTYDGINYIENKKLDADVTMAMDLANMKYTFKDNNFRINDFALGMAGSVAMPTEDIILDLTFKALETDFKNLFSLVPGVFTDKFKDIDTDGKLAFNGYVKGTFNETTMPGFGVDLQVNNGRFKYPDLPQEARNINVNMSVKNADGVVDHTQVNIKKLHLDLGKNPVDGQVLIDGLSPMKINGNLKAKLDLAEMTKVFPLEGTTLRGLLDVDATANGVYFENHMPKVVAKLNLTNGYVKSTSFPAPLEQVTVVSTVTNSTGQAADTDINISKFRMLLDKEPLDGRVSIKNLAQPQFDAVVNGVLDLTKLTKIFPIEGTTLSGRLNGNIAAKGKMTDVEAGKYGNITASGAMQISQLNYKSTDLPQGMRINTAKATFNNDQVRLENLNGFLGKSDVQMDGTVTNYMGYLFSENQPLRGNFNLRAGTFNVNEWTVDEHTGQAAPSSATQAQGVVQVPADLELVLNTQAGTVIYDNLKLQDFKGKVAIKDQIAKLENVSFNTLGGQFVTTGSYDSRDLIHPKFSFGLDIKNLDFKSAFTAFNTLQKIAPISKALDGQFSTKFSLTGELGADMMPVMSTLTGKGMVEVVQAVVTNIKALTKISEVTQLKDVQNFVVKNKGFAAEILAGNLVVKPFDFNVGDMKMTVGGTNNLAGTMDYVVAMDVPSGKVGGALASKLTAMSGVQNINSLERVTLQLGVGGTLTNPTVALRSSSLKAEAKDLVKQVVSSKLEGVKEKLNVNVPTSKDSLKAEFARKQEEAKVKAQQELEKKRLEAEQKVRDEAKKQLNNIFNRPKKPATTTTPPDTTKQ, from the coding sequence ATGAAAAAAGTATTCATTGGATTAGCCATTTTCTTTGTAGTGCTGGTGGCCGCGGCCGTGCTGGTACCGGTTCTCTTCAAAGATAAAATCAAAGACCGGCTAGATAAAGAAATAGCTAAGAATATTAACGCCCGGGTCCTATACGAAACTGACAACGTATCGCTGTCCTTGTTTCGCACATTCCCAGACCTGGGCCTGAGCGTAAAGGAACTACGCATCATTGGCAAAGACTCTTTTCAAAGGGACACCCTCGCCTACCTGCCAGATTTTTCCCTAGGCTTAGACCTTATGAGCGTGATTTCTGGAGATGAGATGGTGATCAAGTCCGTGCAGATGGACCGGCCTCAGTTAAAGCTGTTGGTGCTGAAATCTGGCAAGGCCAACTGGGACATCTTTATTCCGGACTCGGCGCAGGCGGCCCAGACAGACACCTCAGACTTTAAGATGGGCATTGACAGCTGGGAGATGACCAACGGCCAGATTGTGTACCAAGACCTGAGCATTCCATTTGGAGTGGCCGCCTACAATGTGCAGCACACCGGCAGTGGCGATTTAGCCAAAGACATCTTTGACATGAAGACCCAGACTCAGGCCGAGCGCTTCACCATGACCTATGACGGCATCAACTACATAGAGAACAAGAAGCTGGACGCAGATGTGACCATGGCCATGGACCTGGCCAATATGAAATACACTTTCAAGGACAACAACTTCAGGATAAATGACTTTGCATTAGGAATGGCGGGCTCGGTGGCCATGCCGACTGAGGATATCATTCTGGACCTGACCTTCAAAGCCCTGGAAACCGATTTTAAAAACCTGTTCTCTCTGGTGCCCGGCGTGTTCACGGACAAATTCAAAGACATTGACACAGATGGCAAGCTGGCCTTCAATGGCTACGTGAAAGGCACGTTCAATGAGACCACCATGCCGGGCTTCGGGGTAGATTTGCAGGTGAACAACGGCCGGTTTAAATACCCAGACCTGCCCCAGGAGGCCCGCAACATCAACGTGAACATGAGCGTGAAGAACGCAGACGGCGTGGTAGACCATACGCAGGTCAACATCAAGAAGCTGCACTTAGACCTGGGCAAGAACCCGGTAGACGGTCAGGTGCTCATTGACGGTCTGTCGCCTATGAAGATTAACGGTAACCTGAAAGCCAAGCTGGACCTAGCCGAAATGACCAAAGTGTTCCCATTAGAAGGCACTACCCTGCGCGGTTTGCTGGACGTGGACGCGACGGCCAATGGCGTGTATTTTGAGAACCACATGCCCAAAGTGGTGGCCAAGCTGAACCTCACCAACGGCTATGTGAAATCAACCTCCTTCCCGGCACCGCTGGAGCAGGTGACGGTAGTCTCTACTGTGACCAACAGCACCGGCCAGGCCGCCGACACTGACATTAACATCTCTAAATTTAGAATGCTGCTGGACAAAGAGCCATTAGATGGGCGCGTATCTATCAAGAACCTGGCCCAGCCGCAATTTGACGCAGTAGTGAATGGCGTGCTGGATTTGACCAAGCTCACCAAGATTTTCCCTATTGAGGGTACCACGCTCAGCGGTCGCCTGAACGGAAACATTGCTGCCAAAGGCAAAATGACCGATGTAGAGGCTGGCAAGTACGGCAACATTACGGCCAGCGGCGCCATGCAAATCAGCCAGTTGAACTACAAGAGCACAGACCTGCCGCAGGGCATGCGCATCAACACGGCCAAAGCCACCTTCAACAATGACCAGGTGCGTCTGGAGAACCTGAACGGCTTCCTGGGCAAGAGCGATGTGCAGATGGACGGTACCGTGACCAACTACATGGGCTACCTGTTCTCAGAAAACCAGCCCTTGCGCGGTAATTTTAACCTGCGCGCCGGTACGTTCAACGTGAACGAGTGGACCGTAGACGAGCACACCGGCCAGGCCGCTCCTTCTTCTGCTACCCAGGCCCAAGGTGTGGTGCAGGTTCCGGCAGATCTGGAGCTGGTGCTGAATACGCAGGCGGGTACCGTTATTTATGACAACTTAAAACTGCAGGACTTCAAAGGAAAAGTGGCCATCAAAGACCAGATTGCCAAGCTGGAGAACGTGAGCTTCAACACGCTGGGCGGCCAGTTTGTGACCACCGGTTCCTATGACTCCAGAGACCTGATCCATCCTAAGTTCTCCTTCGGGCTGGATATCAAGAACCTGGATTTCAAGAGTGCCTTCACCGCCTTTAATACCTTGCAGAAGATTGCTCCTATTTCTAAGGCCTTGGACGGCCAGTTCTCCACCAAGTTCAGCTTAACCGGTGAACTAGGGGCAGACATGATGCCGGTTATGAGCACTTTAACGGGCAAGGGCATGGTAGAAGTAGTGCAAGCCGTGGTGACCAACATCAAAGCGCTTACCAAGATCAGTGAAGTGACGCAGCTCAAAGACGTGCAGAACTTCGTGGTGAAGAACAAAGGCTTCGCGGCTGAGATTTTGGCCGGTAACCTGGTGGTGAAACCCTTTGATTTTAACGTAGGCGATATGAAAATGACCGTGGGCGGCACCAACAACCTGGCTGGCACCATGGACTACGTGGTGGCCATGGATGTGCCTTCTGGCAAAGTAGGCGGCGCTTTGGCCTCTAAACTCACGGCCATGTCTGGGGTGCAGAACATCAACAGCCTGGAGCGCGTGACCTTGCAACTGGGCGTGGGCGGTACGCTTACCAACCCCACCGTGGCCCTGCGCAGCAGCAGCCTCAAAGCCGAAGCCAAGGACCTGGTGAAACAAGTGGTGAGCAGCAAGCTGGAAGGCGTGAAGGAAAAGCTGAACGTGAACGTGCCTACCAGCAAAGACAGCTTAAAAGCCGAATTTGCCAGAAAGCAGGAAGAAGCCAAGGTGAAAGCCCAGCAGGAGTTGGAGAAAAAACGCCTGGAGGCAGAGCAGAAAGTGCGCGACGAGGCTAAAAAACAGCTGAACAATATCTTCAACAGGCCTAAGAAGCCCGCCACCACCACAACGCCGCCAGACACAACTAAGCAGTAA